In one Pseudomonas purpurea genomic region, the following are encoded:
- the rimM gene encoding ribosome maturation factor RimM (Essential for efficient processing of 16S rRNA): MNATPANADDLIVIGKIYSIHGVRGEVKVFSFTDPIGNLLDYKTWTLKREGDVRQVELVSGRVHNGKFLVTKLKGLDDREEARLLAGFEICVPRNLFPDLTDGEYYWYQLEGLKVIDHLGQLLGKIDHLLETGSNDVMVVKPCAGSLDDRERLLPYTEQCVLAVDLAAGEMKVDWDADF, encoded by the coding sequence ATGAACGCCACGCCCGCCAATGCTGATGATTTGATCGTTATCGGCAAGATTTATTCGATCCACGGCGTTCGCGGCGAAGTGAAGGTCTTTTCCTTTACTGATCCGATTGGAAACCTGTTGGACTACAAAACCTGGACGCTCAAGCGCGAAGGCGACGTACGGCAGGTAGAGCTGGTCAGCGGCCGTGTACATAACGGCAAGTTCCTGGTCACAAAGCTCAAAGGTCTCGATGACCGTGAAGAAGCTCGTCTTCTGGCCGGTTTTGAAATCTGCGTGCCGCGTAACCTGTTTCCTGATCTGACCGACGGCGAGTACTACTGGTACCAGCTGGAAGGTCTGAAGGTTATCGACCACCTTGGGCAATTGCTCGGGAAGATCGATCACCTGCTGGAGACTGGCTCGAACGATGTCATGGTGGTCAAACCTTGCGCTGGCAGCCTGGATGATCGCGAACGCCTGTTGCCCTATACAGAGCAATGCGTGTTGGCTGTCGACCTCGCAGCAGGCGAGATGAAGGTGGATTGGGACGCGGACTTCTAA
- a CDS encoding cytochrome c biogenesis protein CcsA: protein MLPLSPSLLTTLAAACLYAAATAYQGTRLAKGAKANKRLLVTLGVLALLAHSASLFTHLMTPAGLGLDFFNAASLIAVAVIALTLLACSRIPVENLLVLLLPLGLATVLLAQFAPTGTVQVIDEEPGILAHILLSILAYGMFTIAVFQALLLLVQDHQLKHKHPSGLIKNFPPLQTMESLLFGFLWAGWTLLSLSLISGWLFVENLFAQHLVHKTLLACLAWIVFSVLLWGRNHLGWRGHKAIRWTLAGFCLLMLAYFGSKLVREFILHI from the coding sequence ATGCTCCCCTTGTCACCCAGTTTGCTCACCACCCTCGCCGCCGCCTGCTTATATGCCGCTGCGACTGCCTACCAAGGCACACGTCTGGCCAAAGGCGCCAAGGCGAACAAACGCCTGCTGGTCACGCTCGGCGTACTCGCCTTGCTGGCCCACAGCGCCAGCCTTTTCACGCACCTGATGACGCCTGCGGGGCTCGGCCTGGACTTTTTCAACGCCGCCAGCCTGATCGCCGTCGCAGTGATTGCCCTGACGTTGCTGGCCTGCTCGCGCATTCCGGTAGAAAACCTGCTGGTGTTGCTGCTCCCGCTGGGATTGGCGACGGTGCTGCTGGCGCAGTTCGCGCCGACGGGCACGGTGCAGGTGATCGACGAGGAGCCGGGCATTCTCGCCCACATCCTGCTGTCGATCCTGGCCTACGGCATGTTCACTATCGCGGTGTTCCAGGCCTTGCTGCTGCTGGTGCAGGATCATCAGCTCAAGCACAAGCACCCCTCCGGGCTGATCAAGAACTTTCCGCCGCTGCAAACCATGGAAAGCCTGTTGTTCGGCTTCCTCTGGGCCGGCTGGACGTTGCTCTCGCTGTCGCTGATCTCCGGCTGGCTGTTCGTCGAAAACCTGTTTGCCCAGCATCTGGTGCACAAAACCCTGCTGGCGTGCCTGGCCTGGATCGTGTTCAGCGTGCTGCTGTGGGGCCGTAATCATCTTGGCTGGCGCGGCCACAAGGCGATTCGCTGGACCCTCGCCGGTTTCTGCCTGCTGATGCTGGCCTATTTCGGCAGCAAGCTGGTCCGCGAATTCATTCTGCACATCTGA
- a CDS encoding DsbC family protein has product MRLTQIFAAAAIALLSTFAVADDAADKAIRKSLENLQLDTPIETITASPLTGLYEVKLKGSRVLYASADGQYIVQGYLFQLKDGKPVNLTEKTERLGISKLINGIPVAETVVYPAIGETKTHITVFTDTTCPYCHKLHAEVPALNKMGIEVRYVAFPRQGLGSPGDEQLQAVWCSKDKKAAMDKMVDGTQIKAAKCDNPVARQFALGQSIGVNGTPAIVLADGQVIPGYQPAPQVAKLALGAK; this is encoded by the coding sequence ATGCGTCTGACCCAGATTTTCGCCGCTGCCGCCATTGCGTTGCTCAGCACCTTTGCTGTCGCCGATGACGCGGCCGACAAAGCTATCCGTAAAAGCCTGGAGAACCTCCAGCTTGATACGCCGATCGAAACCATCACCGCCAGCCCGCTGACCGGCCTCTACGAAGTCAAGCTCAAGGGCAGCCGCGTCCTGTACGCCAGCGCCGACGGCCAGTACATTGTTCAGGGCTACCTGTTTCAGCTCAAGGACGGCAAACCGGTCAACCTGACCGAGAAGACCGAGCGCCTGGGTATCTCCAAGTTGATCAACGGTATTCCGGTGGCTGAAACCGTGGTTTACCCGGCCATTGGCGAAACCAAGACCCACATCACCGTGTTCACCGACACCACCTGCCCGTACTGCCACAAGCTGCATGCCGAAGTGCCTGCGCTGAACAAAATGGGCATTGAAGTGCGTTATGTTGCGTTCCCGCGCCAGGGCCTCGGCTCGCCGGGTGACGAGCAACTGCAAGCGGTCTGGTGCTCCAAGGACAAAAAAGCGGCCATGGATAAAATGGTCGACGGTACGCAAATCAAGGCTGCCAAGTGTGATAACCCGGTTGCCCGGCAGTTCGCGCTGGGCCAGTCGATTGGTGTGAACGGTACGCCGGCCATCGTTTTGGCTGACGGTCAGGTCATCCCGGGCTACCAGCCTGCGCCACAAGTCGCCAAACTGGCGCTGGGTGCGAAATAA
- the trmD gene encoding tRNA (guanosine(37)-N1)-methyltransferase TrmD, translating to MANLRVEVISLFPEMFSAISDYGITSRAVKQGLLQLTCWNPRDYTTDRHHTVDDRPFGGGPGMVMKIKPLEDALVQAKAAAGEAAKVIYLSPQGRQLTQSAVRELANEGALILIAGRYEGIDERFIDAHVDEEWSIGDYVLSGGELPAMVLIDAVTRLLPGALGHADSAEEDSFTDGLLDCPHYTRPEVYADQRVPDVLLSGNHAHIRRWRLQQSLGRTFERRADLLESRSLSGEEKKLLEEYIRERDDS from the coding sequence GTGGCTAACTTGCGCGTAGAAGTGATCAGTTTGTTTCCCGAGATGTTTTCCGCCATCAGCGACTACGGCATCACCAGTCGCGCGGTGAAACAGGGGCTCTTGCAGCTGACCTGTTGGAATCCGCGAGACTACACAACGGATCGACATCACACTGTGGACGATCGCCCATTTGGCGGTGGCCCGGGCATGGTGATGAAGATCAAGCCCCTGGAAGACGCCCTGGTTCAGGCCAAGGCAGCAGCCGGGGAGGCGGCGAAGGTAATTTACCTGTCGCCCCAAGGCCGTCAACTGACTCAGTCGGCGGTACGCGAGTTGGCGAATGAGGGTGCACTAATCCTGATTGCCGGCCGCTATGAAGGCATTGACGAGCGTTTTATTGATGCTCATGTCGATGAAGAGTGGTCGATTGGTGACTATGTACTGTCTGGCGGCGAGCTGCCGGCGATGGTCCTGATTGACGCGGTTACACGACTGCTGCCTGGAGCTTTAGGGCATGCGGACTCCGCCGAGGAAGATTCCTTTACGGATGGTCTGCTGGATTGCCCGCATTACACCCGACCGGAGGTGTATGCGGATCAGCGTGTTCCCGACGTGTTGCTAAGTGGCAATCACGCGCATATCCGGCGTTGGCGTTTACAGCAGTCCCTTGGTAGGACCTTTGAACGACGCGCCGATCTTCTGGAAAGCCGCTCGCTTTCTGGAGAAGAGAAGAAGCTGCTCGAGGAATACATCCGCGAGCGGGACGATAGTTAA
- a CDS encoding MFS transporter produces the protein MTTSTYSDTAPAQPTNSATRVATASFIGTAIEFYDFYVYATAAALVIGPVFFPQTSGTAQMLSAFLTFGIAFLARPLGSALFGHFGDRIGRKSTLVASLLLMGVCTTLIGVLPGYDSIGAWAPILLCVLRFGQGLGLGGEWGGAALLATENAPKGKRAWFGMFPQLGPSIGFLAANGLFLTLAMTLDDEQFRSWGWRIPFLLSAALVMVGLYVRLKLHETPVFANAVARQERVKIPLVELFSQYWAPMLLGAAAMVVCYALFYISTVFSLSYGVSTLGYSRETFLGLLCFAVLFMAAATPLSAWASDRFGRKPVLIIGSVLAILSGFTMEPLLTQGSTWGVALFLCIELFLMGVTFAPMGALLPELFPTHVRYTGASAAYNLGGIVGASAAPFFAQKLVAMGGLNWVGGYVSAAAVLSLIAVLCLKETRHNDLNQVS, from the coding sequence ATGACGACGAGCACTTACAGCGACACTGCGCCTGCCCAACCAACGAACTCCGCCACGCGCGTCGCCACGGCGAGTTTCATTGGCACCGCCATCGAGTTCTACGACTTCTACGTCTACGCCACTGCCGCCGCACTGGTGATCGGCCCGGTGTTCTTTCCGCAGACCTCCGGCACCGCCCAGATGCTCTCGGCCTTCCTGACCTTCGGTATCGCCTTCCTGGCCCGGCCATTGGGCTCAGCCCTGTTCGGCCACTTCGGCGACCGCATCGGGCGCAAATCGACCTTGGTCGCGTCCTTACTGTTGATGGGCGTCTGCACCACATTGATCGGCGTACTGCCGGGTTACGACAGCATTGGCGCCTGGGCCCCGATCCTCTTGTGCGTGTTGCGCTTCGGCCAGGGCCTTGGGCTCGGCGGCGAATGGGGCGGCGCGGCATTGCTCGCCACCGAAAACGCCCCCAAGGGCAAGCGCGCCTGGTTTGGCATGTTCCCGCAGCTCGGCCCTTCGATCGGTTTTCTCGCCGCCAACGGGCTGTTCCTGACCCTGGCCATGACCCTCGACGACGAGCAGTTCCGCTCGTGGGGCTGGCGGATTCCGTTCCTGCTCAGCGCGGCGCTGGTGATGGTCGGCCTGTATGTGCGCCTGAAACTGCACGAGACCCCGGTGTTCGCCAACGCGGTCGCCCGCCAGGAACGGGTGAAAATCCCGCTGGTCGAGCTGTTCAGCCAGTATTGGGCGCCAATGCTGCTGGGCGCAGCGGCGATGGTGGTGTGCTACGCACTGTTCTATATCTCGACGGTGTTTTCCCTGAGCTACGGCGTTTCAACCCTGGGTTACAGCCGTGAAACCTTCCTCGGCCTGCTGTGCTTTGCGGTGCTGTTCATGGCGGCGGCAACACCGTTGTCAGCCTGGGCGAGCGACCGTTTCGGGCGCAAACCGGTACTGATCATCGGGAGCGTTCTGGCGATTCTCTCGGGCTTCACCATGGAGCCGCTGCTGACCCAAGGCTCGACGTGGGGCGTGGCGCTATTCCTGTGCATCGAGCTGTTTTTGATGGGCGTGACATTCGCGCCGATGGGTGCATTGCTGCCGGAGCTGTTCCCCACTCATGTGCGGTATACCGGCGCATCGGCGGCTTACAACCTGGGCGGCATTGTCGGGGCGTCGGCGGCACCGTTCTTCGCCCAGAAGCTGGTGGCGATGGGCGGTTTGAACTGGGTGGGCGGGTATGTGTCAGCGGCAGCGGTGCTGAGCTTGATCGCCGTGCTGTGCCTGAAGGAAACGCGGCATAACGATTTGAATCAGGTCTCTTAA
- a CDS encoding acyl-CoA thioesterase, which translates to MTLRDQEIERRTELSVTRVTKAVFPPTTNHHNTLFGGTALAWMDEVSFITATRFCRLPLVTVSTDRIDFNHAIPAGSIVELVGRVIKVGNTSLKVEVEVFVESMSCDSREKAIHGQFSFVAIDDDKRPVPVLPGFSA; encoded by the coding sequence ATGACCCTCCGTGACCAGGAAATCGAACGCCGCACCGAACTCTCGGTGACCCGCGTGACCAAGGCTGTATTTCCGCCGACCACCAATCACCACAACACACTGTTCGGCGGCACTGCGCTGGCCTGGATGGATGAAGTGTCCTTCATCACCGCGACCCGTTTCTGTCGCTTGCCGCTGGTGACCGTGTCCACCGACCGCATCGACTTCAATCACGCGATCCCGGCCGGTTCTATCGTCGAGTTGGTCGGGCGAGTGATCAAGGTCGGTAACACCAGCCTCAAGGTCGAGGTTGAAGTCTTCGTCGAGAGCATGAGTTGCGACAGTCGCGAGAAGGCCATTCATGGGCAGTTCAGCTTTGTCGCGATTGATGACGACAAGCGGCCAGTGCCAGTGCTTCCGGGGTTTTCGGCCTGA
- the rplS gene encoding 50S ribosomal protein L19 gives MTNKIILALEAEQMTKEIPTFAPGDTIVVQVKVKEGDRSRLQAFEGVVIAKRNRGVNSAFTVRKISNGVGVERTFQTYSPQIDSMAVKRRGDVRKAKLYYLRDLSGKAARIKEKLA, from the coding sequence ATGACTAACAAAATCATCCTTGCACTCGAAGCAGAGCAGATGACCAAAGAGATCCCTACCTTTGCCCCGGGCGACACCATTGTCGTTCAGGTGAAAGTGAAGGAAGGCGACCGTTCGCGTCTGCAAGCGTTCGAAGGCGTTGTAATCGCCAAGCGTAACCGCGGCGTTAACAGTGCATTCACCGTTCGTAAAATCTCCAACGGTGTTGGCGTAGAGCGTACTTTCCAGACCTACAGCCCGCAAATCGACAGCATGGCTGTCAAGCGTCGCGGTGACGTACGTAAAGCCAAGCTGTACTACCTGCGTGACCTGTCGGGTAAAGCAGCTCGCATCAAGGAAAAACTGGCTTAA
- the ffh gene encoding signal recognition particle protein: MFENLTDRLSQTLRHVTGKAKLTEDNIKDTLREVRMALLEADVALPVVKDFVNSVKERAVGTEVSRSLTPGQAFVKIVQAELESLMGAANEDLNLSAVPPAVVLMAGLQGAGKTTTAGKLARFLKERKKKSVMLVSADVYRPAAIKQLEMLAGEVGVTFFPSDLSQKPVDIAQAAIKEAKLKFIDVVIVDTAGRLHIDEEMMGEIKALHAAINPVETLFVVDAMTGQDAANTAKAFGDALPLTGVILTKVDGDARGGAALSVRAITGKPIKFIGMGEKSEALEPFHPERIASRILGMGDVLSLIEQAEATLDKDKADKLAKKLKKGKGFDLEDFRDQLQQMKNMGGLGGLMDKLPNIGGVNLAQMGNAQGAAEKQFKQMEAIINSMTPAERRDPELISGSRKRRIAMGSGTQVQDIGRLIKQHKQMQKMMKKFSAKGGMAKMMRGMGGMLPGGGMPKM, translated from the coding sequence ATGTTTGAAAACTTAACCGACCGTCTCTCGCAGACGCTGCGCCATGTCACCGGCAAGGCCAAGCTGACCGAGGACAATATCAAAGACACCCTGCGTGAAGTGCGCATGGCGTTGCTCGAAGCCGACGTCGCCTTGCCGGTGGTCAAAGACTTCGTCAATTCGGTCAAGGAGCGCGCTGTCGGCACCGAGGTGTCGCGCAGCCTGACGCCGGGCCAGGCCTTCGTGAAGATCGTTCAGGCCGAACTCGAAAGCCTGATGGGCGCGGCCAACGAAGATTTGAACCTGAGTGCCGTGCCGCCGGCCGTCGTTTTGATGGCCGGTCTGCAAGGCGCGGGTAAAACCACCACCGCGGGCAAACTGGCGCGCTTCCTTAAAGAGCGCAAGAAGAAGTCGGTCATGCTGGTTTCCGCGGACGTTTACCGTCCGGCGGCGATCAAGCAGCTGGAAATGCTGGCCGGTGAAGTGGGCGTTACCTTCTTCCCGTCCGACCTGAGCCAGAAGCCGGTCGACATCGCGCAAGCGGCTATTAAAGAAGCAAAGCTTAAATTCATTGATGTGGTCATCGTCGATACCGCCGGTCGCCTGCACATCGACGAAGAGATGATGGGCGAGATCAAGGCGTTGCATGCCGCGATCAACCCGGTCGAAACGCTGTTCGTGGTCGACGCCATGACCGGCCAGGACGCCGCCAACACGGCCAAGGCCTTTGGCGATGCGCTGCCGCTGACCGGTGTGATCCTGACCAAGGTCGACGGTGACGCCCGTGGTGGTGCCGCGCTGTCGGTACGTGCAATCACCGGCAAGCCGATCAAGTTCATCGGTATGGGCGAGAAGAGCGAAGCGCTCGAACCGTTCCACCCGGAGCGTATCGCTTCGCGCATCCTGGGTATGGGCGACGTGCTCAGCCTGATCGAGCAGGCTGAGGCGACCCTCGACAAGGACAAGGCCGACAAACTGGCCAAGAAGCTGAAAAAGGGTAAAGGCTTCGACCTCGAAGACTTCCGCGATCAGCTGCAACAAATGAAGAACATGGGCGGCCTCGGCGGTCTCATGGACAAACTGCCGAACATCGGCGGCGTGAACCTGGCCCAAATGGGCAATGCCCAGGGCGCGGCAGAGAAGCAGTTCAAGCAGATGGAAGCCATCATCAACTCCATGACCCCGGCCGAGCGCCGCGACCCTGAGCTGATCAGCGGTTCGCGCAAACGCCGGATCGCCATGGGTTCCGGCACTCAGGTGCAGGACATCGGTCGCTTGATCAAGCAGCACAAGCAGATGCAGAAGATGATGAAGAAATTCTCCGCCAAGGGCGGAATGGCCAAAATGATGCGCGGCATGGGCGGTATGTTGCCCGGCGGCGGCATGCCGAAAATGTAA
- the xerD gene encoding site-specific tyrosine recombinase XerD, translated as MPAIDHPLIDQFLDALWLEKGLSDNTRDAYRSDLALFNGWVQEKGLELPNAGRELILDHLAWRLEQSYKPRSTARFLSGVRGFYRYLLREKLIAVDPTLRVDMPQLGRPLPKSLSEADVEALLAAPDLSEAIGQRDRAMLEVLYACGLRVTELISLTLEQVNLRQGVLRVMGKGSKERLVPMGEEAIVWVERYMRDARGELLGGRPSDVLFPSLRGEQMTRQTFWHRIKHQAQVAGIGKSLSPHTLRHAFATHLLNHGADLRVVQMLLGHSDLSTTQIYTHVARARLQDLHAKHHPRG; from the coding sequence ATGCCTGCCATTGACCACCCCTTGATTGATCAGTTTCTCGACGCCCTCTGGTTGGAGAAAGGCCTTTCCGATAACACTCGCGATGCTTATCGCAGTGACTTGGCACTGTTCAACGGCTGGGTGCAGGAAAAGGGTCTGGAGTTGCCCAATGCGGGCCGTGAGTTGATTCTCGATCACTTGGCCTGGCGCCTTGAGCAGTCCTACAAACCGCGATCCACTGCGCGTTTTCTCTCGGGGGTGCGTGGGTTTTATCGCTATTTGCTGCGTGAAAAACTGATCGCCGTTGACCCGACCTTACGTGTCGACATGCCGCAACTCGGCAGGCCATTGCCCAAGTCGTTGTCGGAAGCGGACGTCGAAGCCTTGCTCGCCGCGCCGGATCTGAGCGAAGCCATCGGTCAGCGGGATCGGGCCATGCTTGAGGTGTTGTATGCATGTGGTCTGCGGGTGACCGAACTGATCAGCCTGACCCTCGAACAAGTCAATCTGCGCCAGGGCGTGTTGCGGGTGATGGGCAAGGGCAGCAAGGAGCGACTCGTACCGATGGGGGAGGAAGCCATTGTCTGGGTCGAGCGCTACATGCGCGATGCGCGCGGTGAGTTGCTGGGCGGGCGACCCAGCGATGTGCTGTTTCCCAGCCTGCGTGGCGAGCAAATGACCCGCCAGACCTTCTGGCATCGTATCAAGCATCAGGCCCAGGTCGCCGGCATCGGTAAATCGCTGTCGCCTCACACGTTGCGTCATGCCTTTGCCACGCACTTGCTCAACCACGGCGCCGACCTGCGGGTGGTGCAAATGCTGCTGGGCCACAGCGACCTGTCGACTACGCAGATCTACACCCACGTGGCGCGGGCCCGTTTGCAAGACTTGCACGCCAAACATCACCCGCGCGGCTAG
- a CDS encoding transporter associated domain-containing protein, with translation MDNLPLGPLLAVLALLILWSGLFTAIETAQQLLLAQRTASRSGDKPVARLSFPLNSLILCNTLCRTLVVVISTLLAVFSWAENGPWLACLIAGSTLLIFADYLPRTLANRYPEAILALGNGLLGVPLKIIYPAAWLFNGISQLLLKPLARKVKVVQQSDDEPPAAQGNEADHEHASCRPHALSGIHALDNITVNDILVPRSEVDGINLDDPIAEIIEQLRATKRTRLPVFHSDINQVEAVLNTRQIRHLLPDASLTPQALLAACHEPYFVPESTPLQLQLLNFHKQQRRLGMVVDEYGEVLGIVTLEDILEEIVGEFESEHSLDNPHIHPQADGRLVIDGAASIRELNKSLGWHLPSDGPKTLNGLVTEALETIPDCAVCLKIGRYRLEILETEDNRVSRVLIWHTSSVPDLSKI, from the coding sequence ATGGATAACTTGCCCCTGGGGCCGCTCCTCGCCGTGCTGGCCCTGCTGATTCTATGGTCGGGGCTATTTACCGCCATCGAAACCGCCCAGCAACTGCTGCTGGCTCAGCGCACCGCATCGCGCTCTGGCGACAAACCGGTCGCCAGGCTGAGCTTCCCGCTCAATAGCCTGATCCTTTGCAATACCTTGTGCCGCACGCTGGTGGTGGTCATCAGCACGTTGCTGGCGGTGTTCAGCTGGGCCGAAAACGGCCCGTGGCTGGCCTGCCTGATCGCGGGTAGCACATTGCTGATATTTGCCGATTACCTGCCGCGCACCCTTGCCAATCGTTACCCGGAAGCCATTCTGGCGCTGGGCAACGGCCTGCTCGGCGTTCCGTTGAAAATCATCTACCCGGCCGCGTGGCTGTTCAACGGCATCAGCCAGTTGCTGCTCAAGCCGCTGGCGCGCAAGGTCAAGGTCGTCCAGCAAAGCGACGACGAGCCGCCAGCCGCGCAAGGCAACGAGGCCGATCACGAACACGCGAGCTGCCGCCCACACGCCCTCTCGGGCATTCATGCGCTGGACAACATCACGGTCAACGACATTCTGGTGCCGCGCAGCGAAGTGGACGGCATCAACCTCGATGACCCGATCGCCGAAATCATCGAGCAACTGCGCGCCACCAAACGCACGCGGCTGCCGGTGTTTCACAGCGACATCAACCAGGTCGAAGCCGTGCTCAACACCCGGCAGATCCGTCACTTGCTGCCCGACGCCAGCCTGACCCCGCAAGCCTTGCTCGCGGCCTGCCACGAACCGTATTTCGTGCCTGAAAGTACCCCGCTGCAACTGCAACTGCTGAACTTCCACAAGCAGCAGCGGCGCCTGGGCATGGTGGTCGACGAATACGGCGAAGTGCTGGGCATCGTGACGCTGGAAGACATTCTGGAAGAGATCGTCGGCGAATTCGAAAGCGAACACAGCCTCGACAACCCGCACATTCACCCCCAGGCCGATGGCCGACTGGTGATCGACGGCGCGGCGTCCATTCGCGAGCTGAACAAGAGCCTTGGCTGGCACCTGCCCAGCGACGGCCCGAAAACCCTCAACGGGTTGGTGACCGAAGCGCTGGAAACCATCCCCGATTGCGCGGTATGCCTGAAAATTGGTCGATATCGCCTGGAAATCCTCGAAACCGAGGACAACCGTGTCAGTCGGGTGCTGATCTGGCATACCTCTTCAGTGCCGGACCTCTCCAAAATCTGA
- the rpsP gene encoding 30S ribosomal protein S16 has protein sequence MLTIRLALGGSKKRPFYHLTVTDSRNPRDGSHKEQVGFFNPVARGQEVRLSVNQERVAYWLSVGAQPSERVAQLLKESAKAAA, from the coding sequence ATGCTAACAATCCGTCTTGCCCTTGGCGGCTCCAAAAAGCGCCCGTTCTACCACTTGACCGTAACCGACAGCCGCAACCCGCGCGACGGTTCGCACAAAGAACAGGTTGGTTTCTTCAACCCTGTTGCTCGTGGTCAAGAAGTCCGTCTGTCCGTGAACCAAGAGCGCGTAGCCTACTGGCTGAGCGTTGGTGCACAACCTTCTGAGCGCGTTGCTCAGTTGCTGAAGGAATCTGCTAAGGCTGCAGCCTGA